In one Corythoichthys intestinalis isolate RoL2023-P3 chromosome 16, ASM3026506v1, whole genome shotgun sequence genomic region, the following are encoded:
- the LOC130932050 gene encoding mitochondrial ribosome and complex I assembly factor AltMIEF1-like, with protein sequence MGGWSSSAVLELYRALLRAGRHLQYTDRNYYRRAVAREFRRCKTLTVPEDKEEALKRGQFFLSSRLGGLM encoded by the coding sequence ATGGGCGGCTGGTCTAGCAGTGCTGTGCTGGAGCTGTACCGGGCGCTGCTCCGTGCAGGGCGTCACCTTCAGTACACTGACCGCAACTACTATCGCCGCGCTGTGGCGCGCGAGTTTCGGCGGTGCAAAACTCTGACTGTACCCGAAGACAAGGAGGAAGCGCTGAAGAGGGGCCAGTTTTTCCTCAGTAGCCGATTGGGTGGGCTTATGTAG